Within the Miscanthus floridulus cultivar M001 chromosome 2, ASM1932011v1, whole genome shotgun sequence genome, the region TGGTATGGTCATATGGCCTAACTGGAGAAAGTTCAGATGATAGATCACACACTGATTGGAAGTCTTGCAGGAGCTGTACTATATCAGCTGGTAACTGGGATGCCTTAGAAGTAGGTTGAGTCCCCAACTGAACTGATAATAGCTGAAAAACCATGTCAGAAGACTGAAATTCAGGAGAACCATGCAACACAACAGTGGAAGCCCCCATAGGAATTTGCATCCATTTGTTCCTCCAATCCACCCTCATTGGACTGAATTTCTCGAGCCAATCCATTCCAACAACAATATCATAAGAGCTTAATGGCAGGAGTTTCAGAGAATGAGTGAAAGAATGAGCAGCCATAGACCAACAACAATTTTCGGCAATAGCAGAACACTGTAAGATATCACCATTTGTAACCTGTACTTTATAACTGGCTGGGCTCAAAGTAACAGACTGCATCTTATCAGCAACATGAGTACTGAGAAATGATGTAGTACTGCCTGAATCAACAAGAACTACAATAGGCATATCCTGAATAAGGCCAGCAAACTGCATGGTGCGAGGACTAGCAACTCCAGAAATAGATTCTTGCGAAATAACAAGGAACATTTGCTCTTCGGCAGGTGATGCATCATTAGGTTCAGAAATGGCTTCATTGAGAGCAAAGAGTTCTAGTACCTCTTGCATGGCGTGTAGGCGAATAGTAGTGTCagtgctttggaaccaggggtccctcaaccaacgagtgaatctgtgctgcgtgcccctaatcccggatggtagtgcaaagagacacaaggtttatactggttcaggcaatcgaggccctacgtccagtctgagagatcgatcttgtattccttgcaccggagtgctcgtagtagggggttacaagctaggtgagagaggggactagccccaggtctcggcgtgggtggTGCAGGCTGCTTGAGGcattgttcccaagcagcgtaggagtgcgtggttctatcggtgtgttcgtctttcttgtcccctagaaatggccccggtccctcccttttatactctaagggaggaccgggaacgtacataggttgctacatagcgcttctgcAAATGGGGtgtcgtgtccgagccctgtagccggccactgttgttgtggtatggtcgatggagtggctccgtccttgtcgtgcagaagtgacacgCCGGTCATACTATCTTgtgtcgtggggctccagtacagcttgatgcaggacatggcgggcgacgtgctggtcaccgtgtaatgacgtcgtagtgggcagcggctctgcagatgccgaggccgagccatcgtggggggctcggcggtcatggaccctcaggctgccgagcccgtgaagcaaactgccgaggcctcgggggagttgttggccctgggtactgattccgaggccacagtagcccaggcgcggctccccatgctgcgttgtcctcgaagcaggagttggcagcacagtgaggcatgggtgtcaaccatgtgcatggtggttagcacagtgatgggtaacccctgcccagtccgggggacgtgcaggtcatcgcgtgatgacgtcATAGGGGGCTGTGGctctgtaggtgccgaggccaagccatcgtggggggctttgGTGGACATAGGTccccaggctgtcgagcccctgagGCAAACTACcaaggccttggagggaattattggtcctggatactgattccgaggccacagtagcccaggcgcggctccccatgctgcgttgtcctcggagtaggagttggtagcacagtgaggcatgggtgtcaaccatatgcatggtggttagtacagtgacgggtaacccctgcccagtcctgcctcctgtcccatcggccattctgctgtactgtgccgagcatgcggttgtcgtcaggggcagcagttggctgagttgatgcgacacgacgttttgtcagagggacgggaggaggaagaggcagcggagtgctgccgagcctgccttgcgcgagacggagggtcggtggcccggccgaggcctttggcggggaatcgctcgagGTCGGTAGTgagggagcctcgggcgagtcggagaatcggccgaggcccgcggtgatggtcctcgggcgagtcggagaatcggtcgaggcccccggggcctcgggcgagtcggagaatcggccgaggccagcagtgtTTAGCTGGTATCGATctctacgaagtctaagcagtcgttttttgggtcttgcttagggtaccccttctcacggtacctgacagtagcccccg harbors:
- the LOC136537477 gene encoding uncharacterized protein produces the protein MQEVLELFALNEAISEPNDASPAEEQMFLVISQESISGVASPRTMQFAGLIQDMPIVVLVDSGSTTSFLSTHVADKMQSVTLSPASYKVQVTNGDILQCSAIAENCCWSMAAHSFTHSLKLLPLSSYDIVVGMDWLEKFSPMRVDWRNKWMQIPMGASTVVLHGSPEFQSSDMVFQLLSVQLGTQPTSKASQLPADIVQLLQDFQSVCDLSSELSPVRPYDHTIMLVQGARPVNIRPYRYPPALKDEIEAQVT